In one window of Duganella dendranthematis DNA:
- a CDS encoding response regulator: MIRIVIADDHTIMREGLKRILDGAPDIDIVGEAIDGFEVLGHVRQGGFDLLLLDLSMPGRSGVDLIRQVKAEAPKLAILILTMHEEEQYAVRAIRAGAQGYLTKESAGTQLVGAIRKVASGRPYISTEVAEQLALNIMMPHESLLHKQLSDREFEVFSLLVAGRSITEIANSLHLSVKTVSTHKTRIMQKMGMSSLAEMVQYAVAHRLLSPFKT, encoded by the coding sequence ATGATTCGTATAGTGATTGCCGACGACCACACCATCATGCGCGAGGGGCTGAAACGCATTCTTGATGGCGCGCCGGATATCGACATCGTGGGCGAGGCCATCGACGGCTTCGAGGTGCTCGGCCATGTGCGCCAGGGCGGCTTCGACCTGCTGCTGCTGGACTTGTCGATGCCGGGCCGCAGTGGCGTCGACCTGATCCGCCAGGTCAAGGCCGAGGCGCCCAAGCTGGCCATCCTGATCCTCACCATGCACGAGGAAGAACAGTACGCGGTGCGCGCCATCCGCGCCGGCGCCCAGGGCTATCTGACCAAGGAAAGCGCCGGCACCCAGCTGGTCGGCGCGATCCGCAAGGTCGCTTCCGGCCGCCCGTACATCAGCACCGAAGTAGCCGAGCAGCTGGCGCTCAACATCATGATGCCGCACGAGTCGCTGTTGCATAAACAACTGTCGGACCGCGAATTCGAGGTGTTCTCGCTGCTGGTGGCCGGCCGTTCCATCACCGAGATCGCCAACAGCCTGCACCTGAGCGTCAAAACCGTCAGCACCCACAAAACCCGCATCATGCAGAAAATGGGCATGAGTTCATTGGCGGAAATGGTGCAGTACGCCGTCGCCCACCGTCTGTTATCCCCGTTCAAAACCTGA
- a CDS encoding Crp/Fnr family transcriptional regulator, which produces MEAGRQRQGRLWSNLKEVCDLLHIPAASSMANEELLFQHVQFKTGQRIHTIGQPFDTLYIVNSGFLKTVLIDEYGNEQVLSFPMKGDMLGVDGIHTRHYSSEAVALSDCDLILLPFKKLTALGRIHLELENMMYGVMSRELVREQAMIGMLGALSAEARVARFLVALAERFAQMGYSSKLFNLRMTRHEIGSYLGLTLETVSRTLSAFNEIGLISVDQRTIGIKDPEALKTLRRLPPSRTRGKPATSKSKGGATVPSGQLLAAL; this is translated from the coding sequence ATGGAAGCCGGCCGCCAGCGGCAGGGGCGGCTCTGGTCGAACCTCAAAGAGGTCTGCGACTTGCTGCACATTCCCGCCGCCAGTTCAATGGCCAACGAGGAATTGCTGTTCCAGCACGTGCAGTTTAAAACCGGCCAGCGCATCCACACCATCGGCCAGCCGTTCGACACGCTGTACATCGTCAACTCCGGCTTCCTCAAAACCGTGCTGATCGACGAATACGGCAACGAGCAGGTGCTCAGCTTCCCGATGAAGGGCGACATGCTGGGCGTCGACGGCATCCACACCCGCCACTACTCGTCGGAAGCGGTGGCGCTGTCCGATTGCGACCTGATCCTGCTGCCGTTCAAGAAACTGACCGCGCTCGGCCGCATCCACCTTGAGCTGGAAAACATGATGTACGGCGTCATGAGCCGCGAGCTGGTGCGCGAGCAGGCGATGATCGGCATGCTGGGCGCGCTCAGCGCCGAGGCCCGGGTGGCGCGCTTCCTGGTGGCGCTGGCCGAACGCTTCGCGCAGATGGGCTACTCCAGCAAGCTGTTCAACCTGCGCATGACGCGCCACGAAATCGGCAGCTACCTGGGCCTGACGCTGGAAACCGTCAGCCGCACCCTGTCCGCCTTCAACGAGATCGGCCTGATCAGCGTCGACCAGCGCACCATCGGCATCAAGGATCCCGAAGCCCTGAAAACCTTGCGCCGCCTGCCGCCCTCGCGCACGCGGGGCAAGCCCGCCACCAGCAAGTCCAAAGGTGGCGCTACCGTACCGTCCGGCCAGTTGCTGGCGGCTTTGTAG
- the hemP gene encoding hemin uptake protein HemP, giving the protein MITTTPAMAPAAHPVAVAAAQAVKPVKRVSSAGLMDGGREMEIEHGGRVYRLRITQLNKLILTA; this is encoded by the coding sequence ATGATCACGACTACCCCTGCGATGGCCCCCGCCGCCCACCCTGTCGCCGTAGCTGCCGCTCAGGCGGTCAAGCCGGTCAAACGCGTCAGCAGCGCCGGCCTGATGGATGGCGGCCGCGAGATGGAAATCGAGCACGGCGGCCGCGTCTACCGCCTGCGCATCACCCAGCTGAACAAGCTGATCCTCACTGCCTGA